In Rickettsiella endosymbiont of Aleochara curtula, one genomic interval encodes:
- the tolR gene encoding protein TolR translates to MLHNPYQFPMLRRKGPMSEINVVPYIDVMLVLLVIFMVTTPLLSQGIKVNLPQAQAQTIAPAQEPIIVSIDVQGLYYLNTAAHPETALNADQLSREVSEQIRSAEQKKTPRQVFVKGDKKVDYGKVVTAMVLLQQAGAINIGLLTESPPKAV, encoded by the coding sequence ATGTTGCATAATCCTTATCAATTTCCAATGCTACGACGTAAAGGTCCGATGTCTGAGATCAATGTCGTTCCCTACATCGATGTGATGTTAGTGTTATTGGTGATTTTTATGGTCACGACGCCACTCTTGTCACAAGGTATTAAAGTGAATTTGCCGCAAGCTCAAGCGCAAACCATTGCGCCGGCGCAGGAACCTATTATTGTATCGATAGATGTCCAAGGACTTTATTATTTAAACACTGCTGCGCATCCTGAAACAGCTTTAAATGCCGATCAATTAAGCCGAGAGGTGAGCGAACAAATACGTAGTGCCGAACAAAAAAAAACGCCGCGCCAAGTGTTTGTGAAAGGAGACAAAAAGGTTGATTATGGCAAAGTAGTGACAGCCATGGTTTTATTGCAACAAGCCGGTGCCATCAATATCGGGTTGTTAACCGAGTCACCGCCAAAAGCGGTTTGA